The following proteins are co-located in the Candidatus Dormiibacterota bacterium genome:
- a CDS encoding YtxH domain-containing protein → MANDRHGSGFFGGFVIGATIGAAVALALTREDARDMVVGKAKEASSFAKDASEDLRDKVSDVRDKVADAAAQWQANATDLYERGRHVVENARGNFGAAVEEGTANADHLRDELRYKTEE, encoded by the coding sequence ATGGCAAATGATCGCCACGGCAGTGGCTTTTTCGGCGGTTTCGTTATCGGTGCTACGATCGGCGCGGCCGTCGCGCTTGCGTTGACGCGCGAGGACGCGCGCGACATGGTCGTGGGCAAGGCGAAGGAGGCCTCGAGCTTCGCGAAGGACGCGAGCGAGGATCTTCGGGACAAGGTCTCCGACGTCCGCGACAAGGTAGCCGACGCCGCCGCGCAGTGGCAGGCGAACGCAACCGATCTCTACGAACGGGGCAGACACGTCGTCGAAAACGCGCGCGGCAACTTCGGTGCCGCCGTTGAGGAAGGCACGGCAAATGCCGACCATCTTCGCGACGAGCTGCGCTACAAGACAGAAGAATAG
- a CDS encoding STAS domain-containing protein, translating to MDIKVNVREAKGDCSVVDLSGEIDVYTSPKLKDAVSNLIDRGVYNLVINLEKVRYIDSTGLGVLIGGLKRVREHGGSVNLVCTNPQIKKIFDITGLVMIFGIFDSEDAALKALV from the coding sequence TTGGACATCAAGGTCAACGTCCGCGAAGCAAAGGGCGATTGTTCGGTGGTCGATCTCTCGGGAGAGATCGACGTCTATACCTCGCCCAAGCTCAAGGATGCCGTCAGCAATCTCATCGACCGTGGGGTCTACAATCTCGTCATCAATCTCGAGAAAGTTCGCTACATCGATTCCACCGGTCTGGGCGTGCTCATCGGCGGGCTCAAGCGCGTGCGCGAGCACGGCGGATCGGTGAACCTCGTGTGTACGAATCCACAGATCAAGAAGATATTCGACATCACCGGGCTCGTGATGATCTTCGGGATCTTCGATAGCGAAGACGCCGCGCTCAAGGCCCTGGTATGA
- a CDS encoding ATP-binding protein has protein sequence MNAQARHEAATDVVELRIPAKAEWVSIARLAVSAVASRLQFSIEEIEDVKLAVAEALVHAIARGGDRVDLLCESVSDGLRIRVRNFGGPVQPEAVNVVTADEGSAASLGIFLIRALVDSVDYDTRSDGGTDLVMFKRLPS, from the coding sequence ATGAACGCGCAGGCGCGGCACGAAGCGGCGACGGACGTCGTCGAGCTGCGCATTCCGGCGAAGGCCGAATGGGTATCGATCGCGCGACTTGCCGTCTCGGCGGTCGCCTCGCGCCTGCAGTTCTCAATCGAAGAAATCGAAGACGTCAAGCTCGCCGTCGCCGAGGCGCTGGTGCACGCAATCGCGCGTGGCGGCGACCGCGTCGATCTCTTGTGCGAGAGCGTCTCCGACGGATTGCGCATCCGCGTTCGAAACTTCGGCGGCCCGGTCCAGCCGGAGGCCGTGAACGTCGTGACCGCCGACGAAGGCTCCGCCGCAAGCCTCGGTATCTTCCTCATTCGGGCGCTCGTGGACAGCGTCGACTACGACACGCGTTCCGACGGCGGTACCGACCTCGTCATGTTCAAGCGCTTGCCGAGCTGA
- a CDS encoding DUF948 domain-containing protein yields MDWPSVLDVGAGAGIFLVGAGIFVAMLALARLFVRLGKTLDEVDRQIAGIGKPVGEALEHVEGISATADETLARLGGAVGALESVAGSVSGTTALVRQAISPAIVNIGAALTGVSAGLRRLVTGKSVREGSEELVHHGK; encoded by the coding sequence ATGGATTGGCCAAGCGTTCTCGATGTCGGCGCCGGTGCCGGCATCTTTCTGGTCGGTGCCGGAATCTTCGTCGCGATGCTCGCGCTTGCGCGGCTCTTCGTGCGTCTCGGAAAGACGCTCGACGAAGTCGATCGCCAGATCGCGGGCATCGGAAAACCCGTCGGCGAGGCGTTGGAACACGTCGAAGGTATCTCCGCGACGGCCGACGAGACGCTGGCACGGCTCGGCGGTGCGGTCGGCGCGCTCGAGAGCGTAGCGGGGTCGGTCTCCGGGACGACGGCGCTCGTGCGTCAAGCGATATCGCCGGCCATCGTCAACATCGGGGCAGCGTTGACCGGCGTAAGCGCGGGTTTGCGGCGCTTGGTCACGGGAAAGAGTGTAAGGGAAGGTTCCGAGGAGTTGGTACATCATGGCAAATGA
- a CDS encoding SigB/SigF/SigG family RNA polymerase sigma factor yields the protein MPERSREGRSTRERTRHLFARFEKARRNRGQPGGEDGAYDSLRNDLVVTHLNLVRFLALKFANRGEPIDDLVQVGTVGLLKAIDRFELERGVEFTTYATPTIVGEIKRYFRDKGWAVKVPRRLQELNLAVNRASEKLAVELGRSPTVAELSKHLDASEEDILEAQELGQAYNLLSLDSEISSDGDRRSQTLGDTVGTTDSGLELLEDRTNLERAFSVLSGRERVIIHLRFFESVSQTEIAQRLNVSQMHVSRLQAKALDKLRAVLKE from the coding sequence GTGCCGGAGCGGTCTCGCGAGGGGCGTTCCACTCGGGAACGTACGCGGCACCTGTTCGCTCGCTTTGAAAAAGCGCGCCGAAATCGTGGGCAGCCGGGTGGCGAGGACGGTGCGTACGACAGTCTTCGGAACGACCTCGTAGTCACGCATCTCAACCTCGTGCGGTTTCTCGCGCTGAAGTTCGCCAACCGCGGCGAGCCGATCGACGATCTCGTGCAGGTCGGGACGGTGGGACTGCTCAAAGCTATCGACCGCTTCGAGCTCGAGCGGGGAGTGGAGTTCACGACGTACGCGACGCCGACGATCGTCGGCGAGATCAAGCGCTACTTCCGCGACAAAGGCTGGGCGGTCAAGGTTCCACGCCGGCTTCAGGAGCTGAATCTTGCGGTCAACCGCGCGAGCGAAAAGCTTGCCGTTGAGCTGGGGCGCAGTCCGACGGTGGCCGAGCTCTCGAAGCATCTCGATGCCAGCGAAGAAGATATCCTCGAGGCGCAGGAGCTCGGGCAGGCGTACAACCTTCTCTCGCTCGATTCGGAGATTTCGAGCGACGGCGACCGGAGATCGCAGACGCTCGGCGACACCGTCGGGACGACGGATTCCGGACTCGAGCTGCTCGAGGATCGTACGAACTTGGAGCGCGCCTTCTCGGTGCTCTCCGGTCGCGAGCGCGTGATCATCCACCTGCGCTTCTTCGAATCGGTATCGCAGACGGAGATCGCCCAGCGCCTCAACGTCTCGCAGATGCATGTCTCACGACTCCAAGCGAAGGCGCTCGACAAGCTTCGGGCAGTCCTCAAGGAGTAA